The following coding sequences are from one Thunnus maccoyii chromosome 17, fThuMac1.1, whole genome shotgun sequence window:
- the gje1 gene encoding gap junction epsilon-1 protein isoform X1 yields MNNTPPGLRLLRPPTVIGQFHTLFFGSVRMFFLGVLGFAVYGNEALHFSCDPDRRELNLYCYNQFRPITPQVFWALQLVTVLVPGAVFHLYAACKNIDQEEILERPIYTVFYIISVLLRIILEVIAFWLQSHLFGFQVHPLYMCDASALEKAFNVTKCMVPEHFEKTIFLSAMYTFTVITILLCIAEIFEILCRRLGYLNNQ; encoded by the exons ATGAACAACACGCCGCCAGGATTACGGTTG ctCAGGCCTCCTACGGTGATAGGCCAGTTCCACACCTTGTTCTTCGGCTCGGTGCGGATGTTCTTCCTGGGCGTTCTTGGCTTCGCTGTCTACGGGAATGAGGCACTGCACTTCAGCTGCGACCCTGATCGCAGAGAACTCAATCTGTACTGCTACAACCAGTTCAGACCCATAACACCTCAG GTCTTCTGGGCATTACAACTGGTAACAGTGCTTGTTCCTGGGGCAGTGTTCCACCTCTATGCAGCTTGTAAGAATATTGACCAGGAAGAGATCCTCGAACGACCCATCTACACCGTCTTCTACATCATTTCTGTTCTCCTACGCATCATTCTGGAGGTCATCGCCTTCTGGCTACAGAGTCACCTCTTTGGCTTCCAG GTCCACCCGCTGTACATGTGTGATGCTAGTGCTTTGGAAAAGGCCTTTAATGTGACCAAGTGCATGGTGCCCGAACACTTTGAAAAAACCATCTTCCTCAGTGCCATGTACACCTTTACTGTGATCACCATACTCCTCTGTATTGCTGAGATATTTGAGATACTCTGCCGACGGCTTGGCTATCTCAACAACCAATGA
- the gje1 gene encoding gap junction epsilon-1 protein isoform X2 yields MLFQKYLQCRLRPPTVIGQFHTLFFGSVRMFFLGVLGFAVYGNEALHFSCDPDRRELNLYCYNQFRPITPQVFWALQLVTVLVPGAVFHLYAACKNIDQEEILERPIYTVFYIISVLLRIILEVIAFWLQSHLFGFQVHPLYMCDASALEKAFNVTKCMVPEHFEKTIFLSAMYTFTVITILLCIAEIFEILCRRLGYLNNQ; encoded by the exons ATGCTCTTCCAGAAGTATTTGCAGTGCAGG ctCAGGCCTCCTACGGTGATAGGCCAGTTCCACACCTTGTTCTTCGGCTCGGTGCGGATGTTCTTCCTGGGCGTTCTTGGCTTCGCTGTCTACGGGAATGAGGCACTGCACTTCAGCTGCGACCCTGATCGCAGAGAACTCAATCTGTACTGCTACAACCAGTTCAGACCCATAACACCTCAG GTCTTCTGGGCATTACAACTGGTAACAGTGCTTGTTCCTGGGGCAGTGTTCCACCTCTATGCAGCTTGTAAGAATATTGACCAGGAAGAGATCCTCGAACGACCCATCTACACCGTCTTCTACATCATTTCTGTTCTCCTACGCATCATTCTGGAGGTCATCGCCTTCTGGCTACAGAGTCACCTCTTTGGCTTCCAG GTCCACCCGCTGTACATGTGTGATGCTAGTGCTTTGGAAAAGGCCTTTAATGTGACCAAGTGCATGGTGCCCGAACACTTTGAAAAAACCATCTTCCTCAGTGCCATGTACACCTTTACTGTGATCACCATACTCCTCTGTATTGCTGAGATATTTGAGATACTCTGCCGACGGCTTGGCTATCTCAACAACCAATGA